The following are from one region of the Ignavibacteriota bacterium genome:
- a CDS encoding DoxX family protein codes for MTKKLLNPGNHEHQINIALLFLRITIGVFIIVHGTGKLLSLFEGGPIEFANPIGIGQAASLLLATFAEFFCALFLIFGFATRFAVVPLIITMIVAGFIIHADDGYFVKEKAFMFLSVFITFAIAGAGKFSVDNLIYRKIKS; via the coding sequence ATGACAAAGAAATTATTAAATCCCGGAAATCACGAGCATCAAATAAATATTGCTTTATTATTTCTTCGAATAACGATTGGTGTTTTTATAATTGTACACGGAACAGGAAAATTGCTGTCGTTGTTTGAAGGTGGTCCGATTGAATTTGCTAACCCGATTGGAATCGGTCAGGCAGCATCACTTCTCCTCGCAACATTTGCTGAATTTTTTTGCGCTCTATTCTTGATTTTCGGATTTGCAACAAGATTTGCTGTTGTTCCATTAATTATCACAATGATAGTCGCCGGATTTATCATTCATGCAGACGACGGATATTTTGTAAAAGAGAAAGCATTTATGTTTCTATCTGTCTTTATAACATTTGCAATTGCTGGAGCCGGAAAATTTTCGGTTGATAATCTGATTTACCGGAAGATAAAATCATAA
- a CDS encoding DUF2938 domain-containing protein has protein sequence MIIIILKIMAIGIGATLAIDLWVSFLKLFKIKSLDYRYVGRWIGNFSKGKFLHNKIQDTPPIPHELIIGWAVHYLIGITFAFILIVVYGINWLDRPSFFPAIIIGLMTAVGPFFIMQPAFGLGIASSKLPNPNLLRLKSLGTHLMYGIGLYVSAVLLNAIF, from the coding sequence ATGATAATTATAATATTGAAAATTATGGCGATTGGAATCGGTGCAACATTGGCAATCGATTTATGGGTTTCATTTCTTAAATTATTTAAAATAAAATCTCTTGACTATCGATACGTCGGTCGCTGGATAGGAAATTTTTCCAAGGGAAAATTCTTGCACAATAAAATTCAGGACACACCGCCAATACCACACGAGTTAATAATTGGCTGGGCTGTTCATTATTTGATAGGTATTACTTTCGCTTTCATACTAATTGTTGTTTATGGAATCAACTGGCTAGATAGACCGAGTTTCTTTCCTGCAATTATAATTGGTCTAATGACGGCAGTCGGACCATTTTTTATAATGCAGCCGGCATTTGGACTTGGGATTGCATCATCCAAGTTACCAAATCCGAACTTACTCCGGTTAAAAAGTTTAGGCACTCATCTGATGTACGGAATTGGGTTATATGTGAGTGCAGTTTTGTTAAATGCAATATTCTAA
- the rsgA gene encoding ribosome small subunit-dependent GTPase A translates to MNETEKFGFDNWFQDKVDLSKTEFNISRVISVNKNSFVVSNGIKEIYAELTGKFLFNSEDSLDMPAVGDWVYTQLFDDDELAIIHEILPRKSLLKRKASGKKVDYQLIAANIDTAIIMQSLDSNFNLRRLERYLVMINEGKITPVIFLSKSDLISPEEIEKKKNDIRKILPDVNVEAFSNNTASDIENIKSFFTPYKTYCLLGSSGVGKTTLLNNLIHQELYKTQPTREKDGRGKHTTTRRELIVLENGAIIIDNPGMRELGVISNESGLGDTFNEIDDLAFLCKYKDCTHTVEIGCAVLDALHRKEISEERYNNYIKIYKESLYNEMSYVEKRQKDKKFGKFFHSTMKDVKKMKGR, encoded by the coding sequence ATGAATGAAACAGAAAAATTTGGCTTCGATAATTGGTTTCAAGATAAAGTTGATTTATCTAAAACCGAATTTAATATCTCAAGAGTAATAAGCGTAAACAAAAACAGCTTTGTTGTTTCCAACGGAATAAAAGAAATTTATGCAGAGCTAACAGGAAAGTTTTTGTTTAACTCGGAGGACTCGCTTGATATGCCTGCTGTCGGTGATTGGGTTTATACACAACTCTTCGATGATGATGAGCTTGCAATTATTCACGAAATACTTCCACGTAAATCATTACTGAAAAGAAAAGCGTCTGGCAAAAAAGTTGATTACCAGCTTATCGCTGCGAATATTGATACTGCGATCATTATGCAGTCTCTCGATTCTAATTTTAATTTAAGACGGCTTGAGCGTTACCTCGTAATGATAAACGAAGGCAAAATTACTCCGGTAATATTTTTAAGTAAAAGTGATCTTATCAGTCCGGAAGAAATTGAAAAGAAGAAAAATGACATCCGTAAAATCCTTCCTGATGTAAATGTTGAAGCTTTCAGTAATAACACTGCCAGCGATATTGAAAACATTAAGTCGTTCTTCACGCCCTATAAAACTTACTGCTTGCTTGGTTCATCCGGTGTCGGCAAAACAACTTTGCTGAATAATTTAATCCACCAGGAGCTTTACAAAACTCAGCCAACAAGAGAAAAAGACGGAAGGGGGAAACACACCACCACTCGCCGCGAGCTGATTGTTCTTGAAAACGGAGCGATAATAATTGACAATCCGGGAATGCGCGAGCTTGGAGTGATTTCAAATGAGTCGGGACTTGGCGATACATTCAACGAAATAGATGATCTGGCTTTTCTATGCAAATACAAAGACTGTACTCATACAGTTGAAATCGGTTGTGCAGTTCTGGATGCTCTACATCGAAAAGAAATTTCAGAAGAGCGATATAACAACTACATAAAAATCTATAAAGAATCGTTGTATAATGAAATGTCATACGTTGAAAAAAGACAGAAGGACAAAAAGTTTGGCAAGTTCTTTCACTCAACAATGAAAGATGTGAAGAAGATGAAAGGGAGATGA
- a CDS encoding pyridoxamine 5'-phosphate oxidase family protein, whose translation MKHKPGKKIKVNRIPERGFYDSETINKIIDEALYCHISFIQDGHPFIIPTIHARINEHLVFHGAKASRLLKQISSGEEIAVSVTILDGLVLARSVFHHSMNYRSVVIFGKGKLIENKNEKLNALEAITNHIIPGRWDDARKPNEKELNATSVVSLKIDEASAKIRSGPPKDEEEDYDLPVWAGVLPFSKKFEQPNADPKLKSGILLPDYVNKLIKSKL comes from the coding sequence TTGAAGCATAAACCAGGTAAAAAAATAAAAGTCAATCGCATTCCTGAAAGAGGATTTTACGATTCTGAAACGATCAATAAAATTATTGATGAAGCTTTGTATTGCCACATTAGTTTTATTCAGGATGGACACCCGTTTATCATTCCAACTATTCACGCAAGAATAAATGAACATCTTGTTTTTCACGGAGCAAAAGCCAGCCGTCTTCTTAAACAAATTTCCAGTGGTGAAGAAATAGCTGTCTCAGTTACAATTTTAGATGGACTTGTTCTGGCACGATCGGTTTTTCATCATTCAATGAACTACAGATCTGTGGTGATTTTTGGTAAAGGCAAATTGATTGAAAATAAAAATGAAAAACTCAATGCTCTGGAAGCAATAACAAATCATATCATTCCGGGCAGATGGGATGATGCAAGAAAGCCAAACGAAAAAGAACTTAATGCAACTTCAGTTGTTTCACTTAAGATAGACGAAGCTTCAGCAAAAATAAGATCCGGTCCGCCAAAGGATGAAGAAGAAGATTATGATTTGCCGGTTTGGGCTGGTGTTTTACCATTTTCAAAAAAGTTTGAACAACCAAATGCGGATCCAAAACTTAAATCAGGAATTCTTCTTCCGGATTATGTCAACAAACTTATTAAATCAAAATTATAA
- a CDS encoding AAA family ATPase, producing the protein MRLIKARVQNYRSIIDSGEFEIEKLKTILVGPNESGKTVLLQALQQLNKPEEIQGFDLLRDYPRSLYNDITTKKIDPKEITVVTGYFSLEDEDRTLLPDEFKACIYKTWTNIDNKRYHALENCQRKIQYKDIKNDLNRLVAHLDEQNKIKNPNEATNDPSNQLKPIINTWNDLHFLSSDKTSALKTFLEKNFALIQEGNSKEETRYSKLIEQIEFNDKFNDVLKIMEKRMPVFVLFNNYYKVKASIHLEHLAHRTEHNLMDDQYYDYGNLCLLKFLGFTPRELANIGNTRSPDINNSGAVQQYKDTLDKRTYQLNAASVKLSQEIKNVWMPNPKRQEADNLRIVADGQYLKVVVEDDLGVEIELDQRSEGFQWLVSFYVVFFTEAMGKHKNAILLLDEPGLSLHGLKQRDFRITISKLAEKNQTIYTTHSPFLVGPDELDLVRVMELKSRKEGTKVHTTISSTDPAGLLPLQEALGYDLAQSLFSQQRNLVLEGLTDYWYLDSTAELLRSSNIENLNESIALVFANSAGKVVYYATILHAHNLKVAALLDADASGDQAAQQENLVHTLGNKNILRTKDFISNPSKAEIEDLLRETLISIVKEEYGVDTSTTANFQPDRPIVDIFSTEVTGFSKYNLAKAYVKWTRHHDAKDLTQTEKDVFKNLIQTINKVLK; encoded by the coding sequence ATGCGACTAATAAAAGCAAGAGTTCAGAACTACCGTAGTATCATAGATAGTGGTGAGTTCGAAATTGAAAAATTAAAAACTATTTTGGTTGGGCCAAATGAATCCGGTAAAACAGTTCTCCTTCAAGCATTACAACAATTAAATAAGCCGGAAGAAATACAGGGTTTTGATTTACTAAGAGATTATCCCCGATCCTTATATAATGATATTACAACTAAGAAAATTGATCCGAAGGAGATTACTGTTGTAACAGGTTATTTTTCTTTGGAAGATGAAGATAGAACTCTTTTACCTGATGAATTTAAGGCATGCATTTATAAGACTTGGACAAATATTGATAATAAAAGATACCATGCATTAGAAAATTGTCAACGTAAAATTCAGTATAAAGATATTAAAAATGATTTAAATCGATTAGTAGCACATTTAGACGAACAAAATAAAATTAAAAATCCGAATGAAGCAACGAATGACCCAAGTAATCAACTCAAACCAATTATTAATACTTGGAATGATTTACATTTCCTTTCCTCAGATAAAACTTCTGCATTAAAAACTTTTCTTGAAAAAAACTTTGCACTCATTCAGGAAGGTAACTCTAAGGAAGAAACGAGATATTCAAAACTAATTGAACAAATTGAGTTCAATGATAAATTTAATGACGTGCTCAAAATCATGGAAAAACGAATGCCGGTATTTGTACTTTTTAATAATTATTATAAGGTCAAAGCTTCTATTCATCTTGAACACTTAGCACACAGAACCGAACATAATTTGATGGATGATCAATATTATGATTATGGCAACTTATGCTTACTAAAATTTCTCGGCTTCACTCCCAGGGAATTAGCAAATATAGGTAACACAAGAAGTCCTGATATAAATAATTCAGGCGCTGTTCAACAATATAAGGATACCTTAGACAAGCGTACTTATCAATTAAACGCAGCAAGTGTAAAACTATCACAAGAAATTAAGAATGTTTGGATGCCAAATCCTAAAAGACAAGAAGCTGATAATCTAAGAATAGTAGCAGATGGACAATATTTGAAAGTTGTCGTAGAAGATGATCTTGGTGTCGAAATTGAATTAGATCAACGTTCCGAAGGATTTCAATGGTTGGTTTCCTTTTATGTTGTATTTTTTACAGAGGCAATGGGAAAACACAAAAATGCTATACTACTTTTAGATGAGCCTGGATTAAGTCTTCATGGACTTAAACAGCGAGATTTTAGAATCACTATTTCGAAACTTGCAGAAAAAAACCAGACGATTTATACAACACATTCCCCATTTTTAGTTGGACCAGATGAATTGGATCTTGTTCGAGTTATGGAATTGAAAAGTCGTAAAGAGGGTACAAAAGTACACACTACAATTTCTTCTACTGATCCTGCCGGTTTACTCCCATTACAAGAAGCACTTGGTTATGATCTTGCACAAAGTTTATTCTCACAGCAAAGAAATCTAGTATTGGAAGGTTTAACTGATTACTGGTATTTAGATTCTACTGCAGAGTTATTACGATCAAGCAATATTGAAAATTTAAATGAAAGCATAGCGCTTGTATTTGCTAATTCTGCGGGTAAAGTTGTGTATTATGCTACTATATTACATGCACATAATCTAAAGGTTGCTGCTCTATTAGATGCTGATGCATCGGGTGACCAAGCTGCTCAACAGGAAAATTTAGTTCACACGCTAGGAAATAAAAATATACTTAGAACTAAAGATTTCATTTCAAATCCATCAAAAGCAGAGATAGAGGATTTATTGAGAGAGACATTAATTTCCATAGTAAAAGAGGAATACGGTGTTGATACTTCCACAACAGCAAATTTTCAGCCTGATAGACCAATTGTAGATATTTTTAGTACTGAGGTAACCGGATTTTCAAAATATAATTTAGCTAAGGCTTATGTGAAGTGGACAAGACATCACGATGCAAAAGATTTAACCCAAACTGAGAAAGATGTATTTAAAAATTTAATCCAGACAATAAATAAAGTTTTGAAATAG
- a CDS encoding nuclear transport factor 2 family protein: MKKIEIVKNFIKAYNSLNVESMLAYLHPEIEFKNISNGVENAHTNGIEKFSELANNSINIFSERKQKITSYRESNDAVNVEINFRGILAIDLPIGLKARETLIMNGKSTYVFKDNLIISLVDES, from the coding sequence ATGAAAAAAATTGAAATAGTAAAAAACTTTATTAAAGCATATAATTCACTTAATGTTGAAAGTATGCTGGCATATCTTCATCCTGAAATTGAATTTAAGAACATTTCAAATGGTGTAGAAAATGCTCATACAAACGGCATTGAAAAATTCAGTGAATTAGCAAACAATTCAATTAATATCTTTAGTGAAAGAAAACAGAAGATCACATCGTACAGAGAATCTAATGATGCGGTAAATGTTGAAATAAATTTTCGCGGGATACTGGCTATAGATTTACCTATTGGATTAAAAGCCAGAGAGACTTTGATTATGAATGGAAAATCAACTTATGTATTTAAAGACAACTTAATTATATCGCTTGTAGATGAAAGTTAA
- a CDS encoding type II toxin-antitoxin system HicB family antitoxin translates to MEYTVILHSAEEGGYWAEVPALEGCYSQGETVEETIENIKEAVEAHISALKEEGLTLPKDRITILSHVAV, encoded by the coding sequence ATGGAATACACGGTAATTCTTCATTCAGCAGAAGAAGGTGGTTATTGGGCTGAAGTTCCTGCTTTGGAAGGATGCTACTCACAGGGAGAAACAGTCGAAGAAACTATCGAAAATATAAAAGAAGCAGTAGAAGCCCACATCTCGGCACTCAAGGAAGAGGGTCTGACTCTACCCAAAGATCGAATAACGATTTTAAGTCATGTTGCTGTATAA
- a CDS encoding type II toxin-antitoxin system HicA family toxin, which translates to MPNGMIVTIPGRKELKIGLIKSVIKKAGLTEEEFLNLL; encoded by the coding sequence ATGCCGAATGGAATGATCGTAACTATTCCCGGAAGGAAAGAACTTAAAATCGGTTTAATTAAAAGTGTCATCAAAAAAGCAGGATTAACAGAAGAAGAATTTTTGAATTTGCTTTAA
- a CDS encoding type II toxin-antitoxin system VapC family toxin yields the protein MSGTNIVLDTNAVLYLLGGKIDPATLPKGEFFISFITELELLSYPNLSKFEEEKIKNFLESVDVIGLNPEIKRETIHLRKNYKIKLPDAIICATALFLNALILTFDKSFKKIKEITLVTTELS from the coding sequence GTGAGTGGAACTAATATAGTTTTGGATACAAATGCTGTCTTGTATTTATTAGGCGGCAAAATCGATCCTGCAACTCTGCCGAAAGGAGAGTTTTTCATTTCATTTATAACTGAACTAGAACTGCTTTCATACCCTAATCTGAGTAAGTTTGAAGAAGAAAAAATAAAAAACTTTCTTGAATCTGTTGATGTCATCGGTCTGAATCCGGAAATTAAAAGAGAGACTATTCACTTAAGAAAGAATTATAAAATAAAACTTCCCGATGCTATTATTTGTGCAACCGCATTATTTCTTAATGCATTAATTTTAACATTTGATAAAAGTTTTAAAAAGATCAAAGAAATTACTTTAGTTACAACAGAGTTAAGTTAA
- a CDS encoding cytochrome C: MKKFFKVLKWIVLTIVVVIVVFIGYALLRSQDTFEAPYPEITASTDSTLIARGKYLVYGPAHCVNCHVSPSEFEKVVAGEFVPLSGGHVFALPIGNIYVPNITSDKNTGIGSYSDRELARLFRYGIKRNGHAALDFMPFYDVSDKDITAIISYLRTEPAVNKSVPQNEWNFLGKIVQAFGMIKPSGDGNVPPSPEPDSTIEYGHYLAESVANCRGCHTKRDLMTGGYAGTYYAGQMQFEAFDQDGKIIPGKHMVSPNLTPDKETGRIALWTQDVFIRRIQAGRVIQGSPMPWEAFSKMNESDLKAIYKFLNTLQPVHSETPAGILEGDPE; encoded by the coding sequence ATGAAAAAATTCTTCAAAGTTTTAAAATGGATTGTCCTGACAATAGTAGTAGTAATTGTTGTCTTCATTGGTTATGCACTACTGCGATCACAGGATACTTTCGAAGCTCCTTATCCTGAAATTACTGCGAGCACGGACTCAACATTAATTGCGCGTGGAAAATATTTAGTCTATGGTCCTGCACATTGTGTAAACTGTCATGTGTCACCAAGTGAATTTGAAAAAGTTGTCGCTGGTGAGTTTGTTCCGTTGAGTGGAGGACACGTTTTCGCATTACCCATTGGAAATATTTATGTTCCAAATATAACTTCTGATAAAAACACGGGTATTGGATCTTATAGTGATAGAGAATTAGCAAGATTATTCAGATATGGAATCAAAAGAAACGGTCATGCAGCACTTGACTTTATGCCTTTCTATGATGTTAGCGATAAAGATATTACAGCAATAATTTCTTATCTGCGTACGGAGCCAGCTGTGAACAAATCTGTTCCTCAAAACGAATGGAACTTTTTAGGAAAAATTGTTCAGGCATTTGGAATGATAAAACCAAGCGGCGATGGAAATGTTCCTCCTTCGCCTGAGCCCGATTCAACAATTGAATATGGACATTATCTTGCTGAAAGTGTTGCAAACTGCAGAGGATGCCATACCAAAAGAGATTTAATGACAGGTGGTTATGCAGGAACCTATTATGCAGGTCAAATGCAATTTGAAGCATTCGATCAAGATGGAAAAATAATTCCCGGCAAACATATGGTTAGTCCGAATCTTACACCAGATAAAGAAACAGGACGAATTGCTTTATGGACGCAGGATGTTTTCATAAGAAGAATACAAGCAGGAAGAGTTATACAGGGTTCTCCGATGCCGTGGGAAGCTTTTAGCAAGATGAACGAAAGTGATCTTAAAGCTATTTATAAATTTCTTAATACGCTGCAGCCCGTTCATTCTGAAACTCCTGCTGGAATTCTGGAAGGGGATCCTGAGTAA
- the clpB gene encoding ATP-dependent chaperone ClpB, whose protein sequence is MAFNFNRLTVKAQEIVQAAIEIAQNYTNQIVEPEHLLAAIVQESGNVAESIIKKTGGNFNAVKIKVNQLLELLPKISGTSLGNQQMSQNLAELFDEASEEAKNLKDEYVSTEHLLLALSNDKGKAGQLLHDNGINYNDILSALKSVRGTQRVTSQNPEDTYQSLEKYGRDLNDLVKQGKLDPVIGRDEEIRRVLQVLSRRTKNNPVLIGEPGVGKTAIAEGIAHRIVSGDVPENLKTKRIVALDMGALIAGTQFRGQFEERLKAVIKEVVEASGEIILFIDELHTLVGAGATQGAMDAANILKPALARGELHAIGATTLNEYKKYIEKDAALERRFQPVLVDEPSEEDTISILRGLKERYEVHHGVRITDGAIIAATQLSERYITDRFLPDKAIDLIDEAASKLRIEIDSMPEELDTLERKVKQLEIEKEALKREKDEASAKRLVELQQELGDLNEERSKLKLHWDLEKEKIQKIRSMKSEIENLKLEAERFEREGNLGKVAEIRYGKITNLEKQLKEETEKLADAQKDKKMLKEEVDAEDIAEIVSKWTGIPVSKMLESERSKLLRLEDELHHRVVGQDEAVVAVANAIRRSRSGLQDANRPIGSFIFLGTTGVGKTELARALAETLFDDEHAMIRIDMSEYMEKFSVSRLIGAPPGYVGYEEGGQLTEAVRRRPYSVILLDEIEKAHPDVFNVLLQVLDDGRLTDNQGRTVNFKNTIIIMTSNIGSHYIQDKLELFKENNVEELMGELRQQLHDLLRKTIRPEFLNRIDEIVLFKPLLKTEIRKIVDIQLVRVQKMLKEKDITLLVSDEAKDWLAQLGYDVTYGARPLKRVIQKYLINPLSQELLAGNFVEGDTIKVTDSNDGKLEFHK, encoded by the coding sequence ATGGCGTTTAATTTTAATAGGTTAACTGTAAAAGCACAGGAAATTGTTCAAGCTGCAATTGAAATTGCACAGAACTATACTAATCAAATAGTTGAACCCGAACATTTGCTTGCTGCAATTGTGCAGGAAAGTGGAAATGTTGCTGAATCAATAATTAAAAAGACTGGTGGAAATTTTAATGCAGTGAAGATAAAAGTAAATCAACTACTTGAATTGCTTCCAAAAATAAGTGGAACAAGCTTGGGTAATCAGCAGATGAGCCAGAATCTTGCAGAACTTTTTGATGAAGCATCCGAAGAAGCGAAGAATTTAAAGGATGAATACGTATCGACCGAGCATCTTCTGCTTGCACTTTCAAATGATAAAGGAAAAGCAGGACAATTACTTCATGATAATGGAATTAATTACAATGATATTCTTTCTGCTCTCAAATCGGTTAGAGGAACACAGAGAGTTACATCACAAAACCCCGAAGACACGTATCAATCTCTTGAAAAATATGGAAGAGATTTGAATGATCTTGTTAAGCAAGGCAAACTTGATCCTGTTATTGGAAGAGATGAGGAGATCAGAAGAGTCTTACAAGTTCTTTCAAGAAGAACAAAAAATAATCCGGTTTTAATTGGAGAACCGGGAGTAGGGAAGACGGCTATTGCAGAAGGGATTGCACATAGAATTGTTTCCGGTGATGTTCCTGAAAATCTTAAAACAAAAAGGATAGTTGCATTGGATATGGGGGCTTTGATAGCTGGAACTCAGTTTCGTGGTCAATTTGAAGAAAGATTGAAAGCTGTTATTAAAGAAGTTGTAGAAGCAAGCGGAGAAATTATTCTTTTCATTGATGAGCTTCACACACTTGTTGGTGCTGGTGCAACACAAGGCGCAATGGATGCTGCAAATATTTTGAAACCTGCACTTGCTCGTGGTGAACTTCACGCAATTGGTGCGACAACTCTTAATGAATATAAAAAATATATTGAAAAAGATGCGGCGCTTGAACGCCGTTTCCAACCGGTGCTTGTTGATGAACCATCTGAAGAAGATACGATTTCTATTTTAAGAGGATTGAAAGAACGTTATGAAGTTCATCACGGAGTGCGAATTACTGATGGAGCCATTATTGCTGCAACTCAGCTTTCAGAAAGATATATCACAGATAGATTTCTTCCTGATAAAGCAATCGATTTAATAGATGAAGCTGCATCAAAATTACGAATTGAAATTGATTCTATGCCGGAAGAACTCGACACTCTGGAACGAAAAGTAAAACAGCTTGAAATAGAAAAAGAAGCGTTGAAGAGAGAAAAAGATGAAGCGTCTGCAAAAAGATTGGTCGAACTGCAGCAGGAATTGGGTGATCTGAATGAAGAGAGATCAAAACTAAAATTGCATTGGGATCTTGAGAAAGAAAAAATTCAAAAGATCCGTTCAATGAAAAGTGAAATTGAAAACCTGAAACTTGAAGCCGAAAGATTTGAACGCGAAGGTAATCTTGGGAAAGTCGCAGAGATTCGCTACGGAAAAATCACAAATCTCGAAAAGCAATTAAAAGAAGAAACGGAAAAACTTGCAGATGCACAAAAAGATAAAAAGATGTTGAAGGAAGAAGTTGATGCAGAAGATATCGCAGAAATAGTTTCCAAGTGGACGGGAATTCCCGTAAGCAAAATGCTTGAAAGTGAACGAAGCAAATTATTACGACTCGAAGATGAACTTCATCATCGTGTTGTTGGACAGGATGAGGCAGTAGTTGCAGTTGCGAATGCTATTCGTCGTTCTCGTTCGGGATTGCAAGATGCTAACCGGCCAATCGGTTCATTTATATTTCTTGGAACAACCGGAGTTGGAAAGACTGAACTTGCAAGAGCACTTGCAGAAACTTTATTTGATGATGAACACGCAATGATACGAATTGATATGAGCGAGTATATGGAAAAGTTTTCTGTTTCAAGATTGATTGGTGCTCCTCCCGGATATGTTGGTTATGAAGAAGGAGGACAATTAACTGAGGCAGTCAGAAGGAGACCATACTCAGTAATTCTTCTAGATGAAATAGAGAAAGCTCATCCTGATGTGTTCAATGTTCTGCTTCAGGTTTTGGATGACGGAAGATTAACCGATAATCAAGGTCGAACTGTCAACTTCAAGAACACAATAATTATAATGACGTCAAACATCGGCTCGCATTACATTCAGGATAAGTTGGAATTATTTAAAGAGAATAATGTTGAAGAATTAATGGGTGAGTTACGACAGCAATTGCACGATCTTTTGAGAAAAACAATCCGACCAGAATTCTTAAACAGAATTGATGAAATAGTTCTCTTCAAACCATTACTAAAAACTGAGATAAGAAAGATTGTTGATATACAACTTGTTCGTGTTCAAAAAATGTTGAAAGAAAAAGATATTACTCTTCTTGTTTCCGATGAGGCAAAAGACTGGCTTGCACAGCTTGGTTATGATGTAACTTATGGTGCACGTCCTTTGAAAAGAGTAATTCAGAAATATCTGATCAATCCACTCTCACAGGAACTGCTGGCTGGAAATTTTGTTGAGGGAGATACTATAAAAGTAACTGATAGCAATGATGGAAAACTTGAGTTTCATAAATAA
- a CDS encoding J domain-containing protein, with the protein MEFKDYYKILGVEKTATKEEISKAFRKLAVKYHPDKNPNNKIAEEKFKEITEAHEVLGDPEKRKKYDALGANWHQYQSSNTGGFEDFFSQFGGTRRGSGTTYAFSGDIGDLFGGMGGGFSDFFESFFGRGERQTKSGFGSRGFQNQQTGIDIETDLHISLEDAFNGSERLFDLDGKKVKIKINPGTFEGQKLRLKGMGRSSVQGGTKGDLFLNVQILQHPFYEIKDGELFYNLDIDLYTAVLGGKEEIKTLDDKKISINIPAGTDPEKVLRLKNLGLRRGNLRDDLFVQVHVSIPKNLSAKEIKLFNELSKLRNE; encoded by the coding sequence ATGGAATTTAAAGATTATTATAAAATACTTGGCGTTGAAAAGACGGCAACAAAAGAAGAGATAAGTAAAGCTTTTAGAAAGCTTGCCGTAAAATATCATCCTGATAAAAATCCAAACAACAAAATTGCAGAAGAAAAGTTTAAAGAAATTACTGAAGCCCATGAAGTATTGGGAGATCCTGAAAAAAGAAAAAAGTACGACGCTCTCGGAGCTAATTGGCATCAATATCAATCAAGCAACACTGGTGGTTTTGAAGATTTCTTCTCACAGTTTGGTGGAACGAGAAGAGGAAGTGGAACCACTTATGCATTCTCGGGCGATATTGGTGATTTGTTTGGAGGAATGGGAGGAGGTTTTTCTGATTTCTTCGAATCATTCTTTGGAAGAGGTGAAAGACAAACCAAATCCGGTTTTGGTTCTCGAGGATTTCAAAATCAGCAAACAGGCATTGACATTGAAACTGATCTTCATATATCTCTCGAAGATGCATTCAATGGAAGTGAGAGACTGTTCGATCTCGATGGTAAGAAAGTAAAAATAAAAATTAATCCAGGAACATTCGAGGGACAGAAACTCAGATTAAAAGGCATGGGAAGATCCTCAGTTCAAGGTGGAACAAAAGGCGATCTTTTCTTAAACGTTCAAATCCTTCAACATCCATTCTATGAAATAAAGGATGGTGAGCTTTTCTATAACCTGGATATCGATTTATATACAGCAGTACTTGGTGGAAAAGAAGAAATTAAAACATTGGACGACAAAAAGATAAGTATAAACATTCCGGCGGGAACAGATCCTGAAAAAGTATTGCGATTAAAAAATTTAGGATTGAGAAGGGGTAACTTAAGAGATGATTTGTTCGTTCAAGTTCACGTTTCAATACCTAAAAACTTATCAGCAAAGGAAATAAAATTATTCAATGAATTATCTAAACTAAGAAATGAATAA